In a genomic window of Vigna angularis cultivar LongXiaoDou No.4 chromosome 6, ASM1680809v1, whole genome shotgun sequence:
- the LOC108340926 gene encoding calcium uniporter protein 6, mitochondrial codes for MWGRWRWCAGGGFLRQRVSAIGSVSHGHREKLHPFDPPLMCGGRRGGGEMTPLSFLLNQIKRGVSTSTGGGGVSNDNEREDFISFSEAKKLMRLVNVESLKMKLGMEGKEVICYSELLEACESMGIARSPEEAAAFARVLDEAGVVLLFRDKVYLHPDKVVDLVRRAVPLALTAENDPIREELKILQEKKEEIDVLAHRQVRRILWSGLGFSVVTVSLFFRLTFWEFSWDVMEPIAFFTTTTGLVIGYAYFLFTSRDPTYQDLMKRLFLSRQRKLFKRHNFDIERFKELQCKCKTPLHASTVLKNRIGVELDLEDALHRD; via the exons ATGTGGGGTAGGTGGCGGTGGTGTGCTGGTGGGGGTTTTCTAAGGCAAAGGGTATCTGCAATTGGTAGTGTTAGTCATGGTCATAGGGAAAAGCTTCATCCTTTTGATCCTCCTTTGATGTGTGGTGGaagaaggggtggtggtgaaaTGACGCCCTTATCTTTTCTGTTGAATCAAATAAAGAGGGGTGTATCAACTTCAACTGGGGGTGGGGGTGTCAGTAATGATAATGAAAGAGAAGATTTTATATCATTCTCGGAAGCCAAGAAGCTTATGAGGTTGGTGAATGTGGAGTCCCTCAAGATGAAGCTTGGTATGGAAGGGAAGGAAGTTATTTGCTATTCTGAGCTTCTTGAGGCCTGTGAGAGCATGGGGATTGCCAGGAGTCCTGAAGAGGCTGCAGCTTTTGCTAGGGTTCTTGATGAGGCTGGGGTTGTTCTCCTCTTCCGGGACAAAGTGTATTTGCATCCTGATAAG GTGGTGGATCTGGTTCGCAGAGCCGTTCCGCTGGCACTGACTGCTGAGAACGATCCTATAAGGGAGGAGTTGAAGATTCTGCAGGAGAAGAAAGAGGAAATTGATGTGTTGGCACATAGGCAGGTGCGGCGCATCCTCTGGTCTGGACTAGGATTCAGCGTAGTGACAGTGAGCCTCTTTTTCAGGCTAACATTCTGGGAATTTTCATGGGACGTAATGGAGCCAATTGCATTTTTTACCACAACCACAGGGTTGGTCATAGGCTATGCATACTTTTTGTTCACTTCAAGAGACCCTACTTACCAAGACTTGATGAAGAGGCTTTTTCTTTCAAGGCAGAGGAAGCTTTTCAAGAGGCATAATTTTGACATTGAGAGATTCAAGGAGCTCCAGTGCAAGTGCAAAACACCTTTACATGCTAGTACCGTTTTAAAAAATCGCATAGGGGTAGAACTGGATCTTGAAGATGCTTTACATAGAGATTAA